A stretch of Pirellulales bacterium DNA encodes these proteins:
- a CDS encoding adenylate/guanylate cyclase domain-containing protein yields MAELIAQGPDFTQRWRRRLNKNQPMVVGRQAGVWSTPWDDHISRQHIRVCWNGQSLMVEQMATARNPVFVHGNTATQFQLRPGEHFVIGKTTFTLSADNPRVTLDAPEPDHEQVFSAAELRRVSFRNAQERIELLSRLPEVIKNAASDTELFVRLVNLLLAGVPRADAVALVAVDAPSAVDPNLALDSGKLRSETSTSLSEFDAAGVSPQKPCSVAIRLLHWDGRRLAGANFQPSQRLIQQALAKRETVLHTWTETPSREFTESESIDWAYCTPLPGDACRGWALYLAGRFGHGTPGSAGHSDSTDIRDDMKFTELAAATLSSLRELNRLGRRQAGLSQFFAPVVMDALATDDPETVLTPRETEVTVLFCDLRGFSRTSERSASDLLGLLERVSKALGVMTHQILDHGGVVGDFQGDAAMGFWGWPLPQSDAPQRAALAALAIRAQFEMAAKQLDHPLADFRAGIGIATGRAVAGKIGTVDHVKVTVFGPVVNLAARLESMTKFVNAPILLDPTTAAALRRKLPPEMGRIRRVATVRPYGMTSALEICELLPPQHEYPEISDQHLHDYESALDAFVAGQWSHTLDVLQRMSAPDPVKDFLTVFIAKHRRVPPPGWDGIVTLESK; encoded by the coding sequence ATGGCCGAACTGATTGCTCAAGGACCCGATTTTACCCAGCGCTGGCGGCGTCGCTTAAATAAAAACCAGCCCATGGTCGTCGGTCGACAGGCAGGCGTTTGGTCAACTCCGTGGGACGATCATATCTCCCGCCAACACATCCGTGTGTGTTGGAATGGCCAATCCCTCATGGTGGAACAAATGGCCACTGCTCGGAATCCCGTTTTTGTGCACGGAAACACAGCAACGCAGTTCCAGTTGAGGCCAGGAGAGCATTTCGTTATTGGAAAAACCACTTTTACTTTGTCCGCCGACAACCCGCGGGTAACCTTGGATGCCCCGGAGCCTGACCATGAGCAAGTTTTCAGCGCCGCGGAATTGCGACGCGTTTCATTTCGTAATGCTCAAGAGCGCATTGAGTTGTTAAGCCGCCTGCCGGAAGTGATCAAAAATGCGGCCTCCGATACTGAATTGTTTGTCCGCTTGGTCAATTTATTGCTGGCCGGTGTCCCTCGGGCCGATGCCGTAGCGTTGGTGGCGGTCGATGCACCGTCAGCCGTCGACCCAAATTTGGCCCTCGATTCGGGAAAGTTGCGGTCCGAAACATCGACAAGCCTGTCCGAGTTCGACGCCGCAGGTGTCTCTCCGCAAAAACCCTGTAGCGTTGCCATTCGCCTTTTGCACTGGGATGGCCGCCGTTTGGCCGGCGCCAATTTTCAGCCCAGTCAACGGCTCATCCAACAGGCGCTGGCCAAGCGTGAAACGGTGCTCCATACCTGGACGGAAACGCCGTCTCGGGAATTCACCGAATCGGAAAGCATCGATTGGGCCTATTGCACGCCGCTGCCCGGCGATGCCTGCCGCGGCTGGGCATTATACTTAGCCGGGCGATTCGGCCATGGCACTCCAGGTAGTGCAGGGCATTCCGATTCGACCGATATTCGCGACGATATGAAATTCACCGAACTGGCCGCAGCCACGCTCAGCAGCTTGCGAGAGCTGAACCGACTGGGTCGGCGTCAAGCGGGATTGAGCCAATTCTTCGCGCCGGTAGTGATGGATGCTCTGGCTACGGACGATCCGGAAACCGTGCTGACGCCGCGCGAGACGGAAGTCACGGTCTTATTTTGCGATCTCCGCGGATTTTCCCGCACCAGCGAACGCAGCGCCAGCGATTTGCTGGGGCTGCTGGAGCGCGTGAGCAAAGCGCTGGGGGTCATGACCCATCAAATTCTCGATCATGGCGGTGTCGTCGGCGATTTTCAAGGCGACGCCGCGATGGGCTTCTGGGGTTGGCCGTTGCCCCAATCCGATGCCCCGCAACGTGCGGCCCTGGCGGCTTTGGCAATTCGCGCTCAGTTCGAAATGGCCGCCAAGCAGCTCGATCATCCGCTGGCCGATTTCCGAGCGGGGATTGGGATTGCGACTGGTCGGGCGGTGGCGGGGAAAATCGGCACCGTCGATCACGTTAAAGTAACGGTGTTCGGCCCGGTGGTAAATTTGGCCGCCCGCCTGGAATCGATGACGAAGTTCGTGAATGCGCCGATATTGCTCGATCCGACCACGGCCGCCGCCTTGCGCCGCAAGTTGCCGCCGGAGATGGGACGGATTCGCCGCGTGGCAACAGTACGTCCCTACGGAATGACCTCGGCATTGGAAATCTGCGAACTACTGCCACCGCAACACGAATACCCAGAAATAAGCGACCAGCATTTGCACGATTATGAATCGGCGCTGGACGCTTTTGTAGCCGGCCAGTGGAGTCATACGCTGGATGTGTTACAACGCATGTCGGCGCCGGATCCCGTGAAAGATTTTCTCACGGTGTTCATAGCTAAACACCGCCGCGTTCCGCCGCCGGGCTGGGATGGCATTGTCACGCTGGAATCGAAATAG